From the Micromonospora lupini genome, one window contains:
- a CDS encoding bifunctional metallophosphatase/5'-nucleotidase: protein MTSPSGPSRRQVLVAAAAAATAPLIAAAPAQAAGPARSRTWDLTLLGTSDTHGNVYNWDYYRDAEYDDSKHNDIGVAKLATLINQIRRERRGKATLVLDAGDTIQGTPLATYYAKQEPITATGAKHPMARAMNVIDYDAVTLGNHEFNYGLPLLDLWIRQLGFPALAANAINAKTGKPAFLPYVIKKVSLGFAAPTLRVGILGLTNPGVAIWDRGNVEGRLRFDDMIATAAKWVPIMRARGADLVLISAHGGDSGTSSYGPELPNENPVALIAQQVPGIDAILFGHAHNEVVERFVTNERTGAQVLLSEPSKWGQRLTRMDFTLARERGRWTITKKAASMLNTNTVVEDPSVLAAVRAQHQKTIAYVNQVVAQATVEMSAVESRYKDTPILDFINHVQAETVTKALAGTPYADLPVLSQASPFSRTAVFPSGDVKIRDVAGLYVYDNTLEAVVLSGAEVRAYLEYSAKYFRTLAPGAPVDTEQINDSTVPDYNYDVISGLDYDIDISKPVGQRITRLVLPGTDTPVADDAQFVVAVNNYRRSGGGNFPGIVKTQVYNEQQEIRQLLIDWAQAKGTINPADFFQPNWRLVREGVPVF, encoded by the coding sequence ATGACCTCTCCCTCCGGTCCGTCACGTCGCCAGGTGCTCGTTGCCGCCGCCGCGGCGGCGACCGCCCCGCTGATCGCCGCCGCCCCCGCGCAGGCGGCGGGTCCGGCCCGGTCGCGCACCTGGGACCTCACGCTGCTCGGCACGTCGGACACCCACGGCAACGTCTACAACTGGGACTACTACCGCGACGCCGAGTACGACGACAGCAAGCACAACGACATCGGCGTCGCGAAGCTGGCGACCCTGATCAACCAGATCCGTCGGGAGCGGCGCGGCAAGGCCACGCTGGTGCTCGACGCCGGCGACACCATCCAGGGCACCCCCCTCGCCACGTACTACGCCAAGCAGGAGCCGATCACCGCCACCGGCGCGAAGCACCCGATGGCCCGGGCCATGAACGTCATCGACTACGACGCCGTGACGCTGGGCAACCACGAGTTCAACTACGGCCTGCCGCTGCTGGACCTGTGGATCCGCCAGCTCGGTTTCCCGGCCCTCGCCGCTAACGCGATCAACGCGAAGACCGGCAAGCCCGCCTTCCTGCCGTACGTCATCAAGAAGGTCTCCCTCGGCTTCGCCGCGCCGACCCTGCGGGTCGGCATCCTCGGCCTGACCAACCCCGGCGTGGCCATCTGGGACCGGGGCAACGTCGAGGGCAGGCTGCGCTTCGACGACATGATCGCGACCGCCGCGAAGTGGGTGCCGATCATGCGGGCCCGCGGCGCGGACCTCGTGCTGATCTCCGCGCACGGCGGCGACAGCGGCACCTCCAGCTACGGCCCGGAGCTGCCGAACGAGAACCCGGTGGCGCTCATCGCCCAGCAGGTGCCGGGGATCGACGCGATCCTCTTCGGCCACGCCCACAACGAGGTGGTCGAGCGGTTCGTCACCAACGAGCGGACCGGCGCGCAGGTGCTGCTCTCCGAGCCGTCGAAGTGGGGCCAGCGGCTGACCCGGATGGACTTCACCCTCGCCCGCGAGCGTGGCCGGTGGACGATCACCAAGAAGGCCGCCAGCATGCTGAACACCAACACGGTGGTCGAGGACCCGTCGGTGCTCGCCGCCGTGCGGGCGCAACACCAGAAGACCATCGCGTACGTCAACCAGGTGGTGGCCCAGGCCACCGTGGAGATGTCCGCTGTGGAGTCCCGCTACAAGGACACCCCCATCCTGGACTTCATCAACCACGTCCAGGCCGAGACCGTCACGAAGGCGCTGGCCGGCACGCCGTACGCCGACCTGCCGGTGCTGTCGCAGGCCTCGCCGTTCAGCCGCACCGCGGTCTTCCCCTCCGGCGACGTCAAGATCCGCGACGTGGCCGGGCTCTACGTGTACGACAACACCCTCGAAGCCGTCGTGCTCAGCGGCGCCGAGGTGCGCGCGTACCTGGAGTACTCGGCGAAGTACTTCCGGACCCTCGCCCCGGGCGCCCCCGTGGACACCGAGCAGATCAACGACTCGACGGTGCCGGACTACAACTACGACGTGATCTCCGGCCTGGACTACGACATCGACATCTCGAAGCCTGTCGGTCAACGGATCACCCGACTGGTGCTGCCCGGCACCGACACCCCAGTCGCGGACGACGCGCAGTTCGTGGTGGCGGTGAACAACTACCGGCGCAGCGGCGGCGGCAACTTCCCCGGCATCGTGAAGACCCAGGTCTACAACGAGCAGCAGGAGATCCGCCAACTGCTCATCGACTGGGCCCAGGCCAAGGGGACGATCAACCCGGCCGACTTCTTCCAGCCCAACTGGCGACTGGTACGCGAGGGCGTCCCGGTCTTCTGA
- a CDS encoding MFS transporter, with amino-acid sequence MSAAHEPQPVDAAENRRRWQAVGVGLVAAFMTLLDVSIVNVAVPSIDRALHASPSDLQWILSGYALTFGLVLVPAGRFGDFRGRRNAFVFGIALFTLTSALAGLAPSPTWLVATRLLQGAAAGIINPQVIGLIQQLFRGPERARPFGLLGATIGISTAVGPLLGGLLIALGGEEHGWRWVFFVNVPVGIVAVILGWRLLPGRPEGQPGRRRLDPVGVLLLGVGVVLVLLPLVQEQQWRTPWKWALIPAGLAVLVAFGLWERWYARHHEPLFNLRLFTFQSYTLGSLIALIYFGGFTAIFFIFTLFLQNGLGYSALVSGLAITPFALGSAAASALGGRIVNRFGRPLVAIGLLGVVIGLAATVLALHLAPDAPAPWVTAAPLLIAGIGSGLVIAPNQTLTLAQVPVPQAGSGAGMLQTGQRIGAAAGIAAVGSMFFSSLADSHGNWTSAFEKSLLLATGIIALALVAALIDILRGNHD; translated from the coding sequence ATGAGCGCGGCGCACGAGCCGCAGCCGGTCGACGCGGCCGAGAACCGCCGGCGCTGGCAGGCCGTCGGGGTCGGGCTGGTCGCCGCGTTCATGACGCTGCTCGACGTGAGCATCGTCAACGTCGCGGTGCCCTCCATCGACCGCGCGCTGCACGCCTCCCCCAGCGACCTGCAGTGGATCCTCTCCGGGTACGCGCTCACCTTCGGGCTGGTGCTCGTACCGGCCGGCCGCTTCGGTGACTTCCGCGGAAGACGCAACGCGTTCGTCTTCGGCATCGCGCTGTTCACCCTGACGAGCGCGCTCGCCGGCCTGGCCCCCTCCCCCACCTGGCTTGTCGCCACCCGGCTACTTCAGGGCGCCGCCGCCGGCATCATCAACCCGCAGGTGATCGGGTTGATCCAACAACTCTTCCGCGGGCCGGAACGAGCCCGCCCGTTCGGGTTGCTCGGCGCGACAATCGGCATCTCCACCGCCGTCGGGCCGCTGCTCGGCGGACTGCTCATCGCCCTGGGCGGTGAGGAGCACGGTTGGCGGTGGGTCTTCTTCGTCAACGTGCCCGTCGGCATCGTCGCGGTGATCCTCGGGTGGCGACTGCTGCCCGGCCGACCCGAAGGCCAACCCGGTCGGCGCCGCCTCGACCCGGTCGGTGTGCTGCTGCTCGGCGTCGGCGTGGTGCTGGTCCTGCTGCCACTCGTACAGGAACAACAGTGGCGCACGCCGTGGAAGTGGGCGCTCATCCCGGCTGGCCTGGCGGTGCTCGTGGCCTTCGGACTGTGGGAACGGTGGTACGCGCGGCACCACGAGCCACTGTTCAACCTGCGTCTGTTCACCTTTCAGTCGTACACACTCGGATCTCTCATCGCGCTGATCTACTTCGGTGGATTCACCGCGATCTTCTTCATCTTCACCCTGTTCCTGCAGAACGGGCTCGGCTACAGCGCGCTCGTCTCCGGTCTCGCCATCACCCCGTTCGCCCTCGGGTCCGCCGCCGCGTCCGCGCTGGGCGGACGCATCGTCAACCGCTTCGGCCGCCCCCTGGTCGCCATCGGACTGCTCGGCGTGGTGATCGGCCTGGCCGCGACAGTGCTCGCGCTACACCTCGCACCGGACGCCCCGGCACCCTGGGTCACCGCCGCCCCGCTGCTCATCGCCGGTATCGGCAGCGGGCTGGTCATCGCCCCCAATCAGACGCTCACCCTCGCCCAGGTACCGGTCCCCCAGGCGGGCAGCGGGGCCGGCATGCTCCAGACCGGCCAGCGCATCGGCGCGGCGGCCGGCATCGCCGCGGTCGGCTCGATGTTCTTCTCCTCGCTCGCCGACAGCCACGGCAACTGGACGTCGGCCTTCGAGAAATCGCTACTGCTCGCCACGGGAATCATCGCGCTCGCGCTGGTCGCCGCCCTGATCGACATCCTCCGCGGAAACCACGACTGA
- a CDS encoding NACHT domain-containing protein has protein sequence MSFEAARRILGKHDQGWSDRLGALLGLAALGSGGAGALLPAINAAWGWIDQKNELVQQISMAVERFRERSLGAKGRERHQLIAAAHTAVVAGAFFTALSTVVGEGYASLRLTEVEKQKMVPGGGAVTHDTIVSYLLGVELPLPWAGCGFETNLENSVAPFYEVMTDRCLGFFRGLDAWKKIEADAGWQLGQSMRASIITTAVTTYRGDYRRLAADVPEFGMWALLDQIGFVGATQEAAHRTSMEFQQRSLALMEQLLSELPSLLNKQHEPDRMIMGQRNRHLLSEPIAQVTEMDQMSGLQMPSIESGYVNPHFQWAVTDGQSRTWEEEWWKQQRNGRRLDHFLAAYFASARSAERPLVILGHPGAGKSLLTKITAGRLPVEHFTAVRVPLREVKNPAGKIYQQIQEFLDDDTHLGVRWRQLSDASQDVTRVVLLDGLDELMQATGATESGFLHEVQEFQEKESSIGSPVAVVVTSRTVVANIANIPVGSLVIKLRDFDREQVGAWVDMWNEVNREPIANATVKPLAADTVWSMGELARQPLLLLMLAIFGATDDPPVDGEGHVTQGQLYQWLLNGYVSREVTKALRPAGRPVEGDEAAAQADRELWQLGIAAFAMFNRGQQSVSGQDLDADLAPMLLSSAGHSGSRTRLSRPLDPAMRTIARFFFIHAAQVNSSLVTGSSYEFLHATFGEYLIAYHALHQLDGLARARRDLAFGQELTDDQFFALLSHQQLSVGGAIMPFVRELFETRSSGQRAVIVAELKTLIRSSQERETFGRFRAYNPSGRNLLGRVAAYLGNLLTLLVELTDTPVALSDLVPDDREPLPWWQSTIRFLHAGLDDNGWAMLLSAIDFSGADEPVVSKRRVPIDRLLRHAHEARLAGDSRRELQLLLGATALHGRRVAQWHDERGDVCMKVVSSLVHRDERPGDHEIIMDAAALPPAQEIVSLLIEYLVHHAGRLEYEDVRKLTQLVLWSKGTEAAVRLAPVLAQHPNLFVEFPRLFTIYERDLVDAREVAEVFAAMRVGLVVWQGSEAQAFKDVIGQLVNKQRGRLREVSIQQIKDLSKLAPEVSRPAIPPLVAILADDYQRRGAVEVRTSPLSDGRHRNDQPRPPGVG, from the coding sequence ATGTCGTTCGAGGCCGCCCGTCGTATTCTCGGCAAGCACGATCAGGGGTGGAGTGACCGGCTCGGCGCCCTGCTGGGGTTGGCGGCTCTGGGCAGCGGTGGTGCCGGCGCCCTGCTGCCGGCGATCAATGCGGCGTGGGGATGGATCGACCAGAAGAACGAGCTGGTCCAGCAGATCTCGATGGCCGTCGAGCGTTTCCGGGAACGCAGCCTCGGCGCTAAGGGTCGGGAGCGGCACCAGCTCATCGCGGCCGCGCACACCGCTGTTGTCGCGGGCGCGTTCTTCACTGCCCTGAGCACGGTGGTGGGCGAGGGCTACGCGAGTCTTCGTCTCACCGAGGTCGAGAAACAGAAGATGGTCCCGGGGGGTGGTGCCGTCACGCACGACACCATCGTGTCGTACCTGCTGGGTGTGGAACTGCCGCTGCCCTGGGCGGGCTGTGGGTTCGAGACCAACCTGGAGAACTCGGTAGCCCCGTTCTACGAGGTCATGACGGACCGCTGTCTGGGTTTCTTCCGGGGCCTCGACGCCTGGAAGAAGATCGAGGCCGACGCGGGCTGGCAGTTGGGGCAGTCGATGCGGGCGAGCATCATCACGACCGCGGTCACGACCTACCGCGGCGACTACCGGCGGCTGGCGGCCGACGTGCCGGAATTCGGCATGTGGGCGTTGCTTGACCAGATCGGGTTCGTGGGGGCGACGCAGGAGGCCGCGCACCGGACGTCAATGGAGTTTCAGCAACGGTCGCTCGCGCTCATGGAGCAGCTCCTCAGCGAGCTGCCGTCCCTTCTGAACAAGCAGCACGAACCCGACCGGATGATCATGGGGCAGCGTAACCGCCATCTTCTGTCGGAGCCGATCGCCCAGGTCACCGAGATGGATCAGATGTCGGGCCTGCAGATGCCGAGCATCGAGTCGGGTTATGTGAACCCGCACTTCCAGTGGGCAGTCACCGACGGTCAGTCCCGAACCTGGGAGGAGGAGTGGTGGAAGCAGCAGCGCAACGGGCGCCGTCTGGATCATTTTCTCGCCGCGTACTTCGCCTCGGCCCGCAGCGCGGAGCGCCCGCTGGTGATCCTCGGTCATCCGGGGGCCGGAAAGTCCCTGCTCACCAAGATCACGGCGGGGAGGCTGCCGGTCGAGCATTTCACCGCCGTCCGGGTGCCGCTTCGTGAGGTGAAGAATCCGGCGGGAAAGATCTACCAGCAGATTCAGGAGTTCCTGGACGACGACACCCATCTCGGTGTGCGGTGGCGTCAACTGTCGGACGCCAGTCAGGACGTCACGAGAGTGGTGCTCCTGGACGGCCTGGACGAGCTGATGCAGGCCACCGGCGCGACCGAGTCCGGCTTCCTGCACGAGGTCCAGGAGTTCCAGGAGAAGGAGTCATCGATCGGTTCGCCGGTCGCCGTCGTGGTGACCTCCCGTACCGTCGTCGCCAACATAGCCAACATCCCGGTCGGCTCGCTGGTGATCAAGTTGCGCGATTTCGACCGGGAGCAGGTCGGCGCGTGGGTCGACATGTGGAACGAGGTCAATCGGGAGCCGATCGCCAACGCGACTGTCAAGCCGCTCGCCGCGGACACCGTGTGGTCGATGGGTGAGCTGGCCCGTCAGCCGCTGCTCCTGCTCATGCTGGCGATCTTCGGGGCGACGGACGACCCGCCGGTGGACGGCGAGGGTCACGTCACGCAGGGGCAGCTCTACCAGTGGCTGCTCAACGGCTACGTGAGTCGTGAGGTCACCAAGGCGCTCCGGCCGGCGGGTCGACCGGTGGAGGGCGACGAGGCCGCCGCCCAGGCGGACCGCGAGCTGTGGCAACTCGGAATCGCGGCCTTCGCCATGTTCAACCGGGGACAGCAGTCGGTGAGTGGCCAGGACCTGGACGCGGACCTGGCGCCGATGCTGCTGTCGTCGGCCGGCCACAGCGGAAGCCGCACACGCCTGTCCCGCCCGCTGGACCCGGCGATGCGGACGATCGCTCGGTTCTTCTTCATCCACGCCGCGCAGGTCAACAGCAGTCTCGTCACCGGCAGCAGCTACGAGTTCCTGCACGCCACGTTCGGTGAATACCTGATCGCCTACCACGCGTTGCACCAGCTCGACGGCCTCGCCAGGGCGCGACGAGACCTCGCGTTCGGTCAGGAGTTGACCGATGACCAGTTCTTCGCGCTGCTGTCGCACCAGCAGTTGTCGGTCGGCGGCGCGATCATGCCCTTCGTGCGGGAACTGTTCGAGACCCGGTCGAGCGGGCAGCGGGCGGTGATCGTCGCCGAGTTGAAGACGCTGATCCGTTCCAGCCAGGAGCGCGAGACGTTCGGCCGGTTCCGTGCCTACAACCCGTCCGGGCGTAACCTGCTCGGTCGTGTCGCCGCCTACCTCGGCAACCTGCTCACGCTGCTCGTCGAACTCACCGACACGCCTGTCGCGCTGAGCGACCTCGTGCCCGACGATCGCGAGCCGCTGCCCTGGTGGCAGTCGACAATCCGGTTCCTGCACGCCGGTCTCGACGACAACGGCTGGGCGATGCTCCTCTCCGCGATCGATTTCTCCGGTGCTGACGAGCCGGTGGTGTCCAAGCGGCGCGTGCCGATCGACAGGCTGCTGCGACACGCCCACGAGGCCCGGCTCGCCGGAGATTCCCGGCGGGAGTTGCAGCTCCTCCTCGGCGCGACCGCCCTGCACGGCCGCCGGGTCGCGCAGTGGCACGACGAGCGCGGCGACGTGTGCATGAAGGTGGTGTCGTCCCTTGTTCACCGCGACGAACGCCCCGGCGACCACGAGATCATCATGGACGCTGCGGCCCTGCCGCCGGCGCAGGAGATCGTCAGCCTGCTCATCGAATATCTCGTCCACCACGCCGGTCGCCTCGAGTACGAGGACGTCCGGAAGCTCACCCAACTGGTGCTGTGGTCGAAGGGCACCGAGGCGGCGGTGCGGCTCGCCCCGGTGCTGGCGCAGCACCCGAACCTGTTCGTCGAGTTTCCCCGGCTGTTCACGATCTACGAGCGTGACCTCGTCGACGCCCGCGAGGTGGCCGAGGTGTTCGCCGCGATGCGGGTCGGCCTGGTCGTCTGGCAGGGTAGCGAGGCGCAGGCGTTCAAGGACGTGATCGGCCAACTCGTCAACAAGCAGCGGGGCCGGCTGCGCGAGGTCTCCATCCAGCAGATCAAGGACCTCTCCAAGTTGGCCCCCGAGGTCTCGCGTCCCGCCATCCCGCCGCTGGTCGCGATCCTGGCCGACGACTACCAGCGCCGGGGTGCGGTCGAGGTGCGCACGTCGCCGCTGTCGGACGGGCGGCACCGCAACGACCAGCCGAGGCCACCCGGCGTCGGGTAG
- a CDS encoding DUF6069 family protein — protein MTVAGRTRRAGLLRGLAGTGVLATLAAMVVTTVAAALAQAVGVDFEVPAGGEAIPLPGFAVVTGFFSVVGVVIAAALLRWSARPAARWVWTAVSLTAISLVPPLVCGANTATVAALVGLHLVAAAVLVPAVAWSLRAHVD, from the coding sequence GTGACGGTCGCGGGCCGGACCCGCCGCGCCGGCCTACTCCGGGGGCTCGCCGGCACCGGCGTCCTCGCCACGCTCGCGGCGATGGTGGTCACGACCGTCGCCGCCGCGTTGGCCCAGGCCGTTGGGGTCGACTTCGAGGTCCCCGCTGGTGGGGAGGCGATCCCGCTGCCCGGGTTCGCCGTGGTGACCGGCTTCTTCTCGGTCGTGGGCGTCGTCATCGCCGCCGCTCTGCTGCGGTGGAGCGCGCGTCCCGCCGCGCGGTGGGTGTGGACGGCGGTGTCGCTGACCGCGATCTCGCTGGTCCCGCCGCTGGTCTGCGGGGCGAACACCGCCACCGTCGCCGCCCTCGTCGGGCTGCACCTCGTCGCCGCGGCGGTGCTGGTCCCGGCCGTGGCGTGGAGCCTGCGCGCCCACGTCGACTGA
- a CDS encoding geranylgeranyl reductase family protein translates to MIVWDLVVVGAGPAGLSAAHAAARAGVRTLVVERAAHPRYKTCGGGLIGTSLAAVRGRIEVPAHDRVDRVTFTRDGRREFTRRNGSPVVTMVRREEFDDRLRAAAVAAGAQMREQVAVRAIEQDPEGVRLRLADGTTIAARTVIGADGSSGVTARHVGVRYRQVDLGLELEVPVPPAEQERWRGRLLLDWGAMPGSYAWVFPKGDRLTVGVIAGRGAGEGTRAYLRQFVDRLGLTGLPAEHDSGHLTRCREEDSPLRNGRVLVVGDAAGLLEPWSREGISFALRSGELAGAAVADGDLAGYERAVSERLTPEMRAGFRLLDLFTRRPEVFHALLATPPGWRMFVRFCQGRASFDDMLRRRPIRAALAVLDRLPAPRRPAANVHP, encoded by the coding sequence GTGATCGTCTGGGATCTCGTCGTCGTCGGCGCCGGCCCCGCCGGCCTCTCCGCTGCACATGCCGCGGCCCGCGCCGGCGTTCGTACGCTTGTTGTCGAGCGGGCCGCGCATCCGCGCTACAAGACGTGCGGTGGTGGCCTGATCGGCACGTCGCTGGCGGCCGTGCGCGGCCGCATCGAGGTGCCCGCGCACGACCGCGTGGACCGGGTGACGTTCACCCGCGACGGCCGGCGGGAGTTCACCCGCCGCAACGGGAGTCCGGTGGTGACCATGGTGCGCCGCGAGGAGTTCGACGACCGGCTGCGCGCGGCGGCGGTGGCCGCCGGCGCGCAGATGCGGGAGCAGGTCGCGGTCCGCGCGATCGAGCAGGACCCCGAGGGGGTACGTCTGCGACTGGCCGACGGTACGACGATCGCGGCTCGCACGGTGATCGGCGCGGACGGCTCGTCGGGGGTGACAGCCCGGCACGTGGGTGTGCGCTACCGGCAGGTGGATCTGGGGCTGGAGTTGGAGGTGCCGGTGCCGCCCGCCGAGCAGGAGCGTTGGCGTGGGCGACTGCTGCTGGACTGGGGGGCGATGCCGGGCTCGTACGCCTGGGTGTTCCCCAAGGGCGACCGGCTGACCGTCGGTGTGATCGCTGGTCGGGGCGCGGGGGAGGGGACGCGCGCCTACCTGCGGCAGTTCGTCGACCGGTTGGGCCTGACCGGGCTGCCCGCGGAGCACGACTCGGGTCACCTGACCCGCTGCCGCGAGGAGGACTCCCCGTTGCGCAACGGCCGCGTGCTGGTGGTGGGGGACGCCGCGGGGCTGCTGGAGCCGTGGAGCCGCGAGGGCATCAGCTTCGCGCTGCGCTCCGGGGAACTGGCCGGCGCGGCGGTCGCCGACGGTGATCTGGCCGGGTACGAGCGGGCGGTCAGCGAGCGCCTGACGCCGGAGATGCGGGCCGGGTTCCGGCTGCTCGACCTGTTCACCCGTCGCCCGGAGGTGTTCCACGCGCTGTTGGCGACTCCGCCTGGTTGGCGGATGTTCGTCCGTTTCTGTCAGGGCCGGGCGAGCTTCGACGACATGCTGCGACGTCGGCCGATCCGGGCGGCGCTCGCGGTGCTGGACCGCCTGCCAGCGCCGCGTCGACCGGCTGCCAACGTCCACCCCTGA
- a CDS encoding nucleotidyl transferase AbiEii/AbiGii toxin family protein, protein MIAPHLHEFYREVARVALTAAGPYRFVLGGGVAWAAHGLVARPTEDVDLFADVEGAAAAATAGVRVALERAGFTVTDADPDSELADLFDGYGQDMKDFVVGRDGRQIRLSLARLDRQQSPVVMDLGPVMDVRDLVANKIAALVNRREVRDFIDVAAALEHYDVTQLLVLARQVDPALDPDDVRAAGRYLDRLSDTRFGRYGLGVDDVARVRQRFATWPR, encoded by the coding sequence GTGATCGCACCACACCTGCACGAGTTCTACCGGGAGGTGGCCCGGGTGGCGCTGACCGCCGCCGGGCCGTACCGGTTCGTGCTGGGTGGCGGGGTGGCCTGGGCCGCGCACGGCCTGGTCGCCAGGCCGACCGAGGACGTGGACCTCTTCGCCGACGTCGAGGGTGCTGCCGCGGCGGCCACCGCCGGGGTGCGCGTCGCACTCGAGCGGGCCGGGTTCACCGTCACCGACGCCGACCCGGACAGCGAGCTCGCCGACCTGTTCGACGGCTACGGCCAGGACATGAAGGACTTCGTGGTGGGCCGCGACGGGCGACAGATCCGGCTCAGCCTCGCCCGCCTCGATCGGCAGCAGAGCCCTGTGGTGATGGACCTCGGCCCGGTGATGGACGTGCGCGACCTCGTCGCCAACAAGATCGCCGCGCTTGTCAACCGGCGGGAGGTCCGAGACTTCATCGACGTGGCCGCGGCCCTGGAGCACTACGACGTGACGCAGCTGCTGGTGCTCGCCCGGCAGGTCGACCCCGCACTTGACCCGGACGACGTGCGAGCCGCCGGGCGCTACCTGGACCGGCTCTCCGACACGCGTTTCGGCCGCTACGGCCTGGGCGTCGACGACGTCGCGCGGGTGCGGCAACGCTTCGCCACCTGGCCCCGCTGA
- a CDS encoding RNA polymerase subunit sigma-70: MTSADTREHVDVGGLVGVDESAFAGLTARHRRELHVHCYRMLGSFEDAEDAVQETLLRAWRRRETFAGRSSLRAWLYRIATNACLDLLARCRPEPATGGEVRWLQPYPDRLLDEVPAGGADEPESLAVARETIELAYLVAVQHLAPRPRAVLILRDVLGWPARDVAELLGDSVNSVNSALQRARAGMREHLPAERQDWTGGDEDAQTRELVRRFTDASVAKDIDGLAAMLRDDVRYSMPPTPGVHVGRDAVVHDWVADGFADLGRLRGVPTAVNRQPAVAFYLWREQENAYLPLTIDVLRITGGAVAEIVIFHDDQFPLLGLPQRLPADGAQ, translated from the coding sequence GTGACGAGTGCGGACACGCGGGAGCATGTGGACGTGGGTGGTCTGGTTGGGGTCGACGAGTCGGCGTTCGCGGGGCTGACGGCTCGGCACCGGCGGGAGCTGCACGTGCACTGTTATCGGATGCTCGGGTCGTTCGAGGACGCCGAGGACGCCGTGCAGGAGACGTTGCTTCGTGCGTGGCGGCGCCGGGAGACCTTCGCGGGGCGTTCGTCGTTGCGGGCCTGGCTGTACCGGATCGCCACGAACGCCTGCCTGGACCTGCTCGCCAGGTGCCGTCCGGAGCCCGCGACGGGTGGCGAGGTGCGGTGGTTGCAGCCGTATCCGGACCGGCTGCTCGACGAGGTGCCGGCGGGCGGCGCGGACGAGCCGGAGAGCCTCGCGGTCGCGCGGGAGACGATCGAGCTGGCGTACCTGGTGGCGGTTCAGCACCTCGCGCCGCGCCCACGGGCCGTGCTGATCCTGCGGGACGTGCTCGGCTGGCCGGCGAGGGACGTCGCGGAGTTGCTCGGAGACTCCGTCAACTCGGTGAACAGCGCGCTGCAACGGGCCCGCGCCGGCATGCGCGAGCACCTGCCCGCCGAGCGGCAGGACTGGACCGGCGGTGACGAGGACGCGCAGACGCGCGAGCTGGTGCGCCGCTTCACCGACGCGAGCGTGGCCAAGGACATCGACGGGCTGGCCGCGATGCTGCGCGACGACGTCCGCTACTCGATGCCGCCCACCCCCGGCGTCCACGTCGGCCGCGACGCGGTCGTGCACGACTGGGTCGCGGATGGCTTCGCGGACCTGGGGCGCCTGCGTGGCGTCCCGACCGCCGTGAACCGGCAGCCCGCCGTCGCCTTCTACCTGTGGCGCGAGCAGGAGAACGCGTACCTGCCGCTGACCATCGACGTCCTGCGCATCACCGGCGGGGCGGTCGCCGAGATCGTCATCTTCCACGACGACCAGTTTCCGCTGCTCGGGCTGCCGCAGCGCCTGCCTGCGGACGGCGCACAGTGA